In Armatimonadota bacterium, the sequence GATTTCGCCGAATAATAGATTCTGGGAGTAACCATGACCGACGACACCCAAGTAGCTGAACCGATTGAAGACCTCGCCACCGATAGCGTCGAGGCAACCGAAGACCAGGCAGCGGCCGCAGAGCCGGGCGTCCTGAAGCCGATTTTGATCGTCAAACGAAATGGCGCGGAAACCGATGAAGTGTTCATCGTGAACAACCCGTGCGTCATCGGACGCTTCGACCCGACGGTCGGACCGATCGACATCGACCTTGGTTCGATGCCGGAAGGCGTCTATGTGAGCCGCAAGCACGCAAAGATCTTCGAGGACGGCGGCGTCTGGAAGATTGCAGACCTCGGCTCCTCGAACGGCACGTTCATCCTCACCAACGACTTCGAAAAGGTCGACGAGGCGGAACTGTCCGACGGCATCGAGATCGCCCTCGGCAACGCTCGCTTCATCTTTCGACTCAGCTAACGTTTAGATCAACTGCACGTCGCGGGAGCCCTGCTGGACTTCCCCGATCACAGCGGCGTGCTCGCCAAACTCGTTCAGGGCATCCACGATGCCCTGGGCGGCGAACCGGTCGACCACCAGAATCATCCCGATTCCCATGTTGAAGGTTCGGTACATTTCCTGTTCGGAAATCTGCCCTGCGTTCTGAATCAACTGGAAGATCGGGCTCGGAGTCCACGACCGCTTTTCGACCAGCACCTTCACGCTCGCTGGCAACACGCGCGGAATATTGTCGAAGAAGCCTCCGCCCGTCAGGTGCGCGATCGCATGAATCGTCGGTTGCTGGAGCAACGGGAAAACCGAGTTGAAGTAGCACCGATGCGGTTCCAAGAGGGCTTGGCCGATGCTACAGCCGAGTTCTTCCGGCTCGTCGCGAACGCTGTATCCGCCGACTTCGAAGAGGGCCCGTCGGGCCAAAGAAAATCCATTGGTGTGCAGGCCGTTGCTGGCCAGGCCAATCACCATGTCGCCCGCATTCACCGTCTTCGGGAGGCGCATTTCGCTTTCCACGATGCCGACGATCGTGCCCACGATGTCGATCTCACCTTCCACATAGACGCCGGGCATTTCGGCGGTTTCGCCGCCGATGAGCGCGCATCCCACCTCGCCACAAGCCTCGGCCATCGAGCCGACAACCGCTTCAAAGACTTCGGCCGAGAGCACCGAGCTGGCGTAGTAGTCGAGGAAGAAAAGCGGCCGGGCACCTTGGCACAGAATGTCGTTCACGCAGTGGTTGACGATGTCCTTACCGAGGTTCGAATAGTCCCCTGCCATTTGGGCCACTTTGGTCTTGGTCCCAACGCCATCGATCGACGAAACGAGCAACGGATTGGAGTAGCCAGGGAAGGTTGCGCGGTACAGCGAACCGAAACTGCCCATCGCGCCAACCACGTCTTCACCCTGCGTGGCCTGAATCTTGCCGACCACGGCGCGGAGCGCGCGGCTCGCCTCGTCGATATTGACTCCGGCGGAAGCGTAGGTCAGTTCATTGCTCATCCCTATTAATCTACCTTGGGCCCCCTTATTTTGGTTCGCCTCGGCGGGGTATCATCTTTCGGTTCGGGTCTGTAGCTCAGCGGTAGAGCAGTGGCCTTTTAAGCCATTGGTCGAGGGTTCGAATCCCTCCGGACCCACCAGACTTCGCCAAGGCTTCGTCTTGGCAATTTTCAAACCCCGACGAATAGGCTGCGCCATTGATGCTGGAGGTCACGACAGCCTCGCTCCAAACTCCCAACTGAAAGAAACGCAACCTCAACCGGCGTATAGTGGTATGAATCGGAAACGTCGATGCAGCCACCTTTCTCCGCCCACCAGATCCGCGGCTTCCTCTTTCTGGCTATCTGCCTGACCGTCGTCGGCCTTTCCGTCACCATTTTGCTCCCGTTCCTGTCGGCCATCCTCTGGGCCACGACGCTCAGCGTCCTGACCTTTCCCTGGTTCGAAAAGTCGCGTAAGCGGTACCAAGCTATCCGAGAATCGGGCGCGACCGGACTCAAAGGTTGGACCGCCAGAGCAGGTGACTCGGTTGCCGCTGTCAAGAGCGTCCTCCTGACTATGCTCGTGATCTGCCTGCCGTTCGTCCTCCTCGGAAGCCTCGCCTTTAGCCAGGTCGGCCCCGCCCTCAACGACATGCAAGGCACGACCGGATTCGAGATGACCGACCGCATCGACCAGGTGCTCCACCCCATCGCCGAGAAGATCGGCATCCACGATTTCCACGTCAAGCAGTGGTGGATCGAGAACTCGGATGAAGTGGTCAAGAACCTGCGCGAGCCCGCTGGGTCATTCGCCAAACGCGCCGGGGCAACCCTCTTCACGATGATCATCGCCCTCCTCTCGATGTTCTTTTTCCAGCGCGACGCCCGCTCGCTCAAGGCCCCGTTCCTCGACTTCTGTGGGCTCCCGCCCGAGAAGGGCGAAGAAATCTTAGTAAAAGTTCAAAAGACGATCCGCGCCGTCTTCTCCGGTTCCGTCATCGTCGCCGTCATCCAGGGCACCATCATGGGCATCACCTACGCCTGCCTCGGCGTGCCTGCTCCCGCCCTCCTTGGCTTCATCTCCATCGTGCTCTGTATCGTGCCCTTGCTCGGCGCGCCGATCATCTATATCCCCGTCGGGCTCCTTTTCCTGGCCCAAGGTGACCTCGTCAAAGCTGCCGTCGTGCTCGGAGTCGGATTCCTGATCGTCAGCCAGATCGACAACGTCCTCAAGCCCTATTTCATCAGCAATCAGGTCAGTCTGCACCCGCTCGCCATCTTCTTTTTCGTGCTCGGCGGCATCTCGCTCTTCGGCCCCATCGGCCTCATGGTCGGCCCAATGATCCTCACCATCTTCCTGGCCCTAGTGGATTACACGCGTGGTTTGCTAAACTTGCCGGAAGTGCATGATTCTGCGTGATTGGCTCATGGAGGCGTCGGACCGTCTCAACCATGCCGGAATAGCCTCGGCCAAGCTCGAGGCCCAGCTTCTCGCCGGTCACGCCATGCTCGTCGATCGGGCCTGGATCCTGTCCCATCCCGAGCATGAAGTCAACGCGCTTGCCCTCGAAGGTCTGCTCCAACGCCGCGAGAATGGCGAGCCGCTCGCCTATATTCTCGGCTACCGCGAGTTCTATGGGCGCAAGTTCCGCGTCGACCGAAACGTCCTCATTCCACGCCACGAAACCGAAGTCCTGATCGAAAAAGCCCTCGAGACCGAAAACAAAATGCTTCGGGTGCTCGACCTCGGCACCGGCTCTGGGTGCGTCGCCATCACCCTAAAACTCGAACGGCCCGAGTGGGACGTCTGGGCGACGGACATCTCGTCGGGGGCTCTGCAGGTCGCCCGCGAAAACGCCGAGACGCTCGGCGCCGAGATCACCTTTCGCCACTCGAACCTCTTCGACTACCTCGAATACGAGAAATTCGACCTCATCGTCTCGAACCCGCCCTACATCGGCCGCGATGAGGAACTGCCGGTGGAGGTGAAGGAATTTGAACCAGAAACCGCTCTCTTTGCTGACAATTTCGGCCTGGAAATCTACCAAAAGATCAGTAAGGACATTCGGTGCAAGCTGGAAAAAGGCGGACGCCTTCTCCTCGAAATCGGACATCTGCAGGGCAAGCTCGTCTCCAATCTGTTCCCTGGCTCGAAGGTCCACAAAGACCTCGACGGCAACGACCGCGTCGTCGAATGGGTCTACGCCGAAGACAAGGCCTGAACGTCCACCCCGACGTCCATCTGTGCGGTTCCGAACCCCATGAAGACGCCCTTGATCGGCGTCACGTCGCTATAGTCGCGCCCGACGTGCACCTTCACATATCGGTCGTCGACCAAGATGTTGTTCGTCGGGTCTACCCCCAGCCATAGGCCGCTCGGCAACAGGACCTCCACCCACGCGTGCGTGGCCTGTGTGCCCCGTAGCTCGTGGTGGTCGCCCAGATACAGGTAGCCGCTGACATACCGCGCCGCAAGCCCAAGTGACCGGCAACAGGCGATCATCAGGTGTGAGAAATCCTGGCAGACCCCCGCCTTCAGGTCGAAAAGCTCATGTAACAGCGAGTGAACGTTGGTCAGGTTCGCCTGATAGTCGAACGTCCCGAAAATCTTCTCCTTCAGTTCCAGCACGAACATCGCGGTGTTGCCCGCCGTCTTCGGCACCAGATCGCCGACGAAAGCCGACACCTCCGGCAACTGCTGAATGTAAGGGCTCTCGGTCAGGAATTCGGCGTAACGGTTTCGGTACTCGTCGTCGGGTTCAAAAACCCAATCGTTCGAAATCAGGTCGATGGACTCAAACACGTCCCGCTGGATCGTCTCCACCACCGACTCGGCCAGCACGTCCAACTCCTCATGGGCGTCCATCACCGAGAAGTGGTTGACGAACCCACCGATCGTCTCATACTCGTACACCTTGGCGCGCGGCGATACCCGCACCTTGTACTCCAGGCACCGCTGAACTTCGTTCGTCAGCGGCTTCAGACGAATCTCGTTATGACTCGCCGACGACTGCCCGACGTACGCGTAATGGGTTCGGTGGTGGATCGAGAGCCTCATCAGAACGAAAGGTAGGTGGAGTAGATCGCGTCGCCGATGCGGTTACACCGCTCCTGCAGGCCCTCCAGGAACTCGTGCAGGCCCTGGGCGACGATGTCTTCCCCATTCATGTAGTTCAAGTCGTTGTACAGCCGTCCGATTTCGCGCTCGGCCCGATTGGTTGGTGCGACCGAATTGTTGCCCGAAATCCGGCGGATATTCTTGTCCACCTGGCGCATCGAATACCGAACGCTGGCGGGAAAATCTGGATTGAGGATCAGAAATTGCGCCACCGCCTCAGGAGTAAACGCCCGGGTGCTGGTCTTCCGAAACGCCTCGAAAGCGCCCACCGACTTTAGCACCGCCGCCCAGCCGTGCGTATCGATCGGACCGCCCACGCTCAGTGGGTCGCGGAATCCGGTTTCGTCGATCGCGACCGTTTCGGCCGAGAATCGAGGCAGAAGGTCATGGTATTTCACGTCGAGAATCCTCGCGGTCTGGTCTGCTCGTTCGAGAAACCGCCCGCACTGGAAGAAGTCTTTCGTCTCCCCCGTCATTAATGTTCGGTCGGCGATGCCTTGGAACAGATGCGAGCTTTCCTTCACCATCTGAAAGAATGCGTTCGGGCTCCGCTTCAGAACCTTATCCACGTTCCACGACTTGTAGTCGAGAAACACCCGGTTGGCGCACTCCCACATCTCACTACTAATCTGATCCCGAATCGCGCGGGCGTTTTCCCGAGCCGAGTTCAGACATGAAGATACAGACGAAAAATTCTTGGGATCGAAGGCAAAAAAGTACAGGATGTTCCGCTCGTTCAGTTCGCTATACCGGTCGTGAAATTCGTCGTCGTTGCCGCTGATGGCCAAGATCGACGACCACCGCAACACCTCGCCGACGTACCGGCTCTCCAGGCCGAAGTGGTAGTGAACGTCGATCATCCTGGCCGTCGCTTCGGCCCGCTCCATGTATCGACCCAGCCAGTACGCGCTGTCCGCGTGGCGGCTAAGCATTCTCACCGCCCTGGAACTGCATCTGCGCCACCGCCGATTGCATTTGGCTCTGATGCGCGGCGTCCTCGAACAGGACCCACGTGTCCTTGCTCCCGCCGCCCTGACTGCTGTTCACCACGTACGACCCCTTACGGAGCGCTACGCGGGTCAGTCCGCCCGGCGTAACCGTGACTTTGTCTTTCCCGACCAAAATGTACGGACGAAGGTCGATGTGCCGACCCTCGAAGTGGTCGCCAAAGAAGCAGGGTGAGCGCGACAAACCGATCAGCGGTTGGCCGATGTAGTTGCGCGGATTTTCTCGAATGCGCTTACGGAATTCGTCGATCTCGTCGTTGGTCGCCTGCGGACCGATGAGCATGCCGTATCCGCCGGACTCGTTGGCGGCTTTGATGACCAACTCGCCGGTGCGCGTCAGCATCTCGTTCAGATCGTCTTCCCGCCACCCGACGTAGGTCGGCACCTGGGCCAGGATCGGCTCCTCGTTCAGATAGAACCGAATCATGTCGTGGACGTACGGGTACACCGCCTTGTCGTCGGCTACGCCGGTTCCAATGCCGTTCGCAATGGCAACGTTGCCGGCGCGATAAGCATTGACGAGCCCGGCGCAGCCGAGGACACTTTCGGGGCGGAAGGTCAACGGGTCGAGGAAGTCGTCGTCCACGCGGCGGTAGATCACATCCACGCGCTTCTTCCCCTTCGTCGTCTTCATGTACACAAAATTGTCGTCCGTAAATAGGTCGCGCCCTTCGACCAGTTCGATGCCCATCTGCTGAGCCAAGAACGCATGCTCGAAGTAGGCGGAATTGAACACGCCCGGAGTTAGGAGGACGACGTTCGGGTCGGAATCATTCCCCTGATACAGCTCGCGCAGGTTGGTGATGAGCTGGGCCGCATAGTCGCCGATGGGCCGGACCTTGCTGTCCTTGAACAGGCTCGGAAACACCTTCATCATTAGCAGGCGGTTCTCCAGCATGTAGCTGACGCCGCTGGGCGTCCGGCAGTTATCCTCCAGCACGCAGTACGTACCCTTGTCGTCGCGGATCAGGTCGGTGCCGCAGATGTGGACGTAGATGTCGTGCGGCGGCTGAGCGCCAGTGAACTCTCGCCGGAAGTTCGAAGCCTTCACAACCAGCTCGGTGGGGATGATGCCGGCACGAAGGATTTCTTGGTCGTGGTAGACATCGTACAGGAAGTGGTTGAGCGCCTTCACCCGCTGGACCAGTCCGTCCTCGATGTGGTCCCACTCGCTGGCAGGAACGATTCTCGGCACGAGATCGACCGGGAACGGCTTCTCGATCCCCTGGTCGCTTCCGTAGACGGTAAAGGTGATGCCTTGGTGAACCAGCGTGAGGTCGGCCAGTTCGCAACGGGCGTGAAACTCTTCCGCCGTCATCTCGGAGAGGCGATTGACCAGACCGGCGTAGTGGGCGCGTGCGGCTCCGTCGGCAAACGCTTCGTCGAAGAATCCATCTTCGGAGTAGCCGGAAAAGAGCGAAAGGGCGGTGTCTGACTCAGCCATGAACGATGACCTGTGGGCACCCTTGACCAAGCCGATTATAGCAAGCGTCCTCGCCTACGTCAAGATCAAGTCTTAGGCCGGTTTCTTGTACTTGGCCAAGGCATCAGTCAGGTGCCAAAGGAGCGGGTCAGACTTGATTTGCCTAGTCAAGGTCTTCAGAAACTTGTGCGCCAGTTCCGATCCCGCGCTTCCGAAAGAATCGATGATCTCGCACTGCTTCATCCAGTCCGACGCGGTCCATGCACTCTGCAATTGCCTGATCGCCTCGCCCTTTTCTGTCAAGTCATCACTGCACTCGACCAGAGTTCGAAGAACTTCAAAGTGCAGATCTGGATCGGAAGCGGACCTCTCCCCCCGAGCGGCGGCGAGGGCCTCCTGGCCATTCAGATGCCTCAAATCCTGCAACATCCGACTTTTTTGGCTCGGTTTGGCATCCCTGAACAGATCCTTCAGGAAAGGAACTGCGTCCTGGTTACCCGAATTCCCCAACGTCGTGGCGGTCAGACCTGCGCTCATCAGCTTTCGGCGATGAGCTTGAATTGCGAAGTAAGCCGCACCGGGTCGGTGTGTCGCGCTAAGGACTCGCCCCAGAATGATCCGAAACTTTGCCTGCTCATCCTTCTCGGTGTAGGGTTGCTGAAGCAGCAGTTCTCCGACTATCTTGACGACGTCATCAGAGTGAACATCCATCAGATACATGCAAGCCTCCCACTTCATGTTCAGCGGGGCATCGGACGTGATGTATTGCAGCAGTTTTGGCGCGTAAAAGTGCTTATTTTCCCAGAATTGCACCATAAATCCGTAGGCTAAGGTGGTCTCCAACTCGACGCTCCCGAGCTCAGCCTTTTGGGTTTCAACAAGGGCACTCTCCAACGTTGGCGCCGGAAGTAGCCTAAACGTCAGTTTGGATTGCATCACCTGCCCAGGAGCGGGGAGAAGGACGAGGTCTCCTTTTTCACCCTTCACCATAACAAGACCCGAAAAGTACGTTTGCCCACTAAACGGGGCACTTGCTTTGCCAATCTCATGATCGTTGTAGGTTTCGACCTTTAACTGAAGCTGGTTGCCCAGATCCTTCCAAGCCCCCGCCAAATAAGACACGTTGAACGACCTGGGTGTGATCGACAGATATCCGGGGAAAATGGCCTGATACAGATCTCGATCTTTTTCAGCGCAGCTCGAATAGTCCGGTTTGTAGATTCCGCACGGAGCCTTGAACTCCATCAGCAACGGCTTTTGAGCCGCTTGTGCCAGTGCGACCAACGGAACCAGAAACGTCATGGCTATTCCCCAATACGATTATAGGGGAAGTTTGGTTGACCTCAAATCACCCATTGGTTGCCGCCTCGCTTAGGTTCAACGGACCGCAATTCACGATCACTTACCTAAGAAAGTAGTAAGTGATGATCTCGTATGAAAGCGACGATCATCACGATTCCATGCCTTAGGGAAATGAAAGTGATTTGTCATTCGCTGGAGAGTGGGCGTCACTTTGGCGAGAGAACTGCATTTTAGAACCGTCGTGGCACCGGTAAAGACGTCTGCTTTGTCCGCCGAAGTCCAAGGAACGAGGACGTAGGAGGACGAAGTTGGGATTTACCAGTGGTTTCACGAGCACCGTGTCCCAAGTCCGATCCTTTCCCGCATAGCCTTCGGCTATACGGGCCACCCGAGTCTGTCTCCTTGTATCACTCAGCGGGCATTTCTAACTGGGAGGGCGGGTTCATGATTGGCTACTTGGTTCTCCTTGAGGAGCCATCCTGTCTCTTGGCGACTTTTGGAAACCCGTGACTACGGGTTTCGAGTAGAAAGTTAAACCGCCAAAGTTCGCAGATTCCGGGGTCGTTGCCCCAAATCGAATTTTGTTCTGCCCAGCTAGTGCCTTCCTTTCTTCATTATCGGGGACCCAAGTGATCACCTTTGATTCGCCAGGAGCCCAGGACATTTCATATTTAGCCGCTGAAATCAAATCAATCAAGTCGATCCAGCCGCCGACTTTGGTAATTTCAGGGTCTTCGTTTACACCATCAACCGAGATGTAAATGTCTTCCTCCTTCTGAGGGCCCAGGTTCGTGACGGTTATTGCGATTCGCAAACTTGGACTCTTTGAAAGAACTTTCGCGGTGACCGCGAGCTTCGTCTTCGAAATATCCTTGGGAATCTTGTCACTTGCGGGACCATATCTGACGGCTGGCGGTGTCTTCGATGGGGGGACCCGATCGCCCTCTATTGCTACGGACGCGCTGGTACTGCCGCCACCGGAGTGAGCGTTGCAGGCAATTCCCGTGACCAGAATTGCTAACCAGACACTTTGGTATCTTCCACTCACTCTCTAACCTATCCTTTCCTTAACGTTCAGGTTCAAATCGCTGAAATCACGTTCACATCATCTATAAATAGATGATGTGATGATAACCATGAAGAGCGCAACCGAGATCATCATTTTTCCGTGGGTAAGGGAAATGATCGTGATAACACAATGAGCTTCACGGTCACTTCCCTAAGGCATGGAATCGTGATGATTTCAACTAGTCGTCGCTCTCACCGTCCAGATTCATGCCCGGACGCTCGTTCGGCCGAGCCGGATACGGCCGCGACCCTTTATAGATCGAATACCACTCGATCCGATTAAGCCAATACGGATCGGCGCGATCCATCGACGACCAATCGAGCGACATCGACTTTTCGTACCAGTACCGATCTTCCTTCGTCATCGCCGCCTTGCGACCCGGGTTCGGCTCGTCGAACGGAATGTTGTTCGGCGCAATCTCGTAAGGCGTCAGGTCGGGCGTATCCGAAAAGCAGTCCATCGCCGGACGAGCGATCGCGTCGTAGCGCGACAACGGCCCAAAGCCCAGCATCATGCCCATCGTCTTCATCAGGCTCACCTGGGTCAAGAACTCGCTACTGACGTATTTCCGCTTGGTGTAAGGGCTGATGATCAGCGTGCTGGTCCGGTGTCCGTCCACGTGGTCGGGACCCGACTGCGAGTCGTCCTCGGTCACGATGATCGCCGTGTCCTTGAAGTACTTCGAGTGGCTGACCAGTGACACCAACCGCCCTAGCGCGTAGTCGTTGTCGGCCTGCATCGCCCGTGGCGTCGGGTACGCCGGGTTGGTGCCCTCGGTGTGGTCGCACGGCAACGACATCACCATTAGGTTCGGGAGCTTGCCGTTGGCCTCAAACTCCTTGAACTCCTTCTCAAACGTGTCAATTCGGTGCTGATCGCTCTGCACCAGCGGCCAGTAATGGTAGCCCGGCGCGAGAATCGGCTTCAGGGACGGGACTTCGGTGGTGGGCAGATACGTGAACTTGTTGGTGCCCGACACGCGGTCCTGCCACGCTTCGAACCAGTCCTTCGGCTTGTACGGCTTGTAGATCGGATGCTCGTCGTCGGCCCACTCGCCGTACACCCGAACCTTCAAGCCCTTCTTCATCGCCGCATCCCAAATTCGGTCGCCGCTGTTCAGCGAGAGCGCGTCGGTGCCGTCGTCTGGGTAGGTGCGCGAGTAGCCGACGTAGAAGTGCTCCAGGTAGTCGTTGGCATACGACTCATCGCACCAGTGGTGGCCGTCGGCGCTATTCGTGCCGCAAGTGTAGGCATTGTCGAACAGCGTAAATGTCCGCGCGATTTTCTGGTGGTTGGGCATGACCTTGCTACCCAAACTGCACAGCGACGGGTCGCCGTTGCCTTCCGGCATATCGCCGTAAATGTCGTCGTAGGTGCGGTTCTCCTTGATCACGTAAATCACGTGCTTGATCGCCCCGTGGTAGACCTTCAGGTCCGGCTTTTGCCCGCTCGCCGGGTCGTTCCAGCTATTGAACTGCGCGACCTTATCCGTCTCCGTCTTCAGGTCGTTGGCTAGGTCGATCACCGAAACCGTGCCGACAAAGTCATGCGTGTTGCGCCGATTGCTGTCCTTCAGCGTCTCGCGCACCGAGCCGTCGCCCTTCGTATTGAGGGCATAAATCTTCTTGCCGTCGACGCTCAGGTGGACGGCGGTGGGATAGTAACCTGCCGGTCGGAACCCCATCACCTTTCCACTGTTGGCGTCCATCTCGCAAATCGCGTTGTCGCCGCCATCGGCGATGTAGAGCGTGTCGCCCTGCTTCGCCAAGGCGTTGGGCATCGAGCCGATCAGCTTGTATTTGGTGGTGCGGATCGTCCACGATTTCGACCGCTTTTTGGCCTTCAGGTCGAGCACGTCGACGGTGTCGCTTTGCGCGCAGGCGACAAATGCTCGGTCGCCGTCGCACAGGATTTCCGTCGGGTGGAAGCCGGTCGCGATGTCGGAGCGTTCCATCGTCGCGAGGTTCGTCATCGTGACACTGCCAGTCAGCACCGAGCCCTGCTTGTTAATCGCAACACGCGTGTTGCCGCTCGCCATCGTCACGTCGTCACCTTTCGGCTCAAATCCCGCCCAGTTGCTGACGAGGAGCGACTGCTCGTCGGACGTCAACGTACAGCCAAAGGGAATCTTGCCGCTGGGGATGAACTTGGTCGATTCGTAGCTTCCAAGATCGACTTCGACCACGCCGTCCCAGTCGGCGCACGCCACATACAGCTTGGTCCCCGCCTTGTTGATGCACAGCCCACCCGGAACCGGGTTCCCCTTCTTGTCTGGAGCCTTCAGAGTGATCTTCTCGCCTTTCGTCAGCAGGTCGCCGTCGTAATCAAACTCCTGCAGATGTCCGGCATCGGTCGTGAGGATGAGCTTCTTGCCGTCCGGCGTCCAGGCGATGCCATGAAAGCCGGAATTCGCGCCGATAGCGACCTCGGTATCGGGAAGGACATGCGTCTCGTCGCACAAAAAGACCTTGTTCT encodes:
- a CDS encoding circularly permuted type 2 ATP-grasp protein; this encodes MAESDTALSLFSGYSEDGFFDEAFADGAARAHYAGLVNRLSEMTAEEFHARCELADLTLVHQGITFTVYGSDQGIEKPFPVDLVPRIVPASEWDHIEDGLVQRVKALNHFLYDVYHDQEILRAGIIPTELVVKASNFRREFTGAQPPHDIYVHICGTDLIRDDKGTYCVLEDNCRTPSGVSYMLENRLLMMKVFPSLFKDSKVRPIGDYAAQLITNLRELYQGNDSDPNVVLLTPGVFNSAYFEHAFLAQQMGIELVEGRDLFTDDNFVYMKTTKGKKRVDVIYRRVDDDFLDPLTFRPESVLGCAGLVNAYRAGNVAIANGIGTGVADDKAVYPYVHDMIRFYLNEEPILAQVPTYVGWREDDLNEMLTRTGELVIKAANESGGYGMLIGPQATNDEIDEFRKRIRENPRNYIGQPLIGLSRSPCFFGDHFEGRHIDLRPYILVGKDKVTVTPGGLTRVALRKGSYVVNSSQGGGSKDTWVLFEDAAHQSQMQSAVAQMQFQGGENA
- a CDS encoding FHA domain-containing protein, which codes for MTDDTQVAEPIEDLATDSVEATEDQAAAAEPGVLKPILIVKRNGAETDEVFIVNNPCVIGRFDPTVGPIDIDLGSMPEGVYVSRKHAKIFEDGGVWKIADLGSSNGTFILTNDFEKVDEAELSDGIEIALGNARFIFRLS
- a CDS encoding alpha-E domain-containing protein — encoded protein: MLSRHADSAYWLGRYMERAEATARMIDVHYHFGLESRYVGEVLRWSSILAISGNDDEFHDRYSELNERNILYFFAFDPKNFSSVSSCLNSARENARAIRDQISSEMWECANRVFLDYKSWNVDKVLKRSPNAFFQMVKESSHLFQGIADRTLMTGETKDFFQCGRFLERADQTARILDVKYHDLLPRFSAETVAIDETGFRDPLSVGGPIDTHGWAAVLKSVGAFEAFRKTSTRAFTPEAVAQFLILNPDFPASVRYSMRQVDKNIRRISGNNSVAPTNRAEREIGRLYNDLNYMNGEDIVAQGLHEFLEGLQERCNRIGDAIYSTYLSF
- a CDS encoding transglutaminase family protein: MRLSIHHRTHYAYVGQSSASHNEIRLKPLTNEVQRCLEYKVRVSPRAKVYEYETIGGFVNHFSVMDAHEELDVLAESVVETIQRDVFESIDLISNDWVFEPDDEYRNRYAEFLTESPYIQQLPEVSAFVGDLVPKTAGNTAMFVLELKEKIFGTFDYQANLTNVHSLLHELFDLKAGVCQDFSHLMIACCRSLGLAARYVSGYLYLGDHHELRGTQATHAWVEVLLPSGLWLGVDPTNNILVDDRYVKVHVGRDYSDVTPIKGVFMGFGTAQMDVGVDVQALSSA
- a CDS encoding AI-2E family transporter — encoded protein: MQPPFSAHQIRGFLFLAICLTVVGLSVTILLPFLSAILWATTLSVLTFPWFEKSRKRYQAIRESGATGLKGWTARAGDSVAAVKSVLLTMLVICLPFVLLGSLAFSQVGPALNDMQGTTGFEMTDRIDQVLHPIAEKIGIHDFHVKQWWIENSDEVVKNLREPAGSFAKRAGATLFTMIIALLSMFFFQRDARSLKAPFLDFCGLPPEKGEEILVKVQKTIRAVFSGSVIVAVIQGTIMGITYACLGVPAPALLGFISIVLCIVPLLGAPIIYIPVGLLFLAQGDLVKAAVVLGVGFLIVSQIDNVLKPYFISNQVSLHPLAIFFFVLGGISLFGPIGLMVGPMILTIFLALVDYTRGLLNLPEVHDSA
- a CDS encoding phosphoribosylformylglycinamidine cyclo-ligase; amino-acid sequence: MSNELTYASAGVNIDEASRALRAVVGKIQATQGEDVVGAMGSFGSLYRATFPGYSNPLLVSSIDGVGTKTKVAQMAGDYSNLGKDIVNHCVNDILCQGARPLFFLDYYASSVLSAEVFEAVVGSMAEACGEVGCALIGGETAEMPGVYVEGEIDIVGTIVGIVESEMRLPKTVNAGDMVIGLASNGLHTNGFSLARRALFEVGGYSVRDEPEELGCSIGQALLEPHRCYFNSVFPLLQQPTIHAIAHLTGGGFFDNIPRVLPASVKVLVEKRSWTPSPIFQLIQNAGQISEQEMYRTFNMGIGMILVVDRFAAQGIVDALNEFGEHAAVIGEVQQGSRDVQLI
- the prmC gene encoding peptide chain release factor N(5)-glutamine methyltransferase, coding for MILRDWLMEASDRLNHAGIASAKLEAQLLAGHAMLVDRAWILSHPEHEVNALALEGLLQRRENGEPLAYILGYREFYGRKFRVDRNVLIPRHETEVLIEKALETENKMLRVLDLGTGSGCVAITLKLERPEWDVWATDISSGALQVARENAETLGAEITFRHSNLFDYLEYEKFDLIVSNPPYIGRDEELPVEVKEFEPETALFADNFGLEIYQKISKDIRCKLEKGGRLLLEIGHLQGKLVSNLFPGSKVHKDLDGNDRVVEWVYAEDKA